TGTTGGGGGAGAGCAGTAACTACTACAAGCTCTACAGCAGTGACGAGATAGAATCTCTCAGGCAGCAGCCTGTCGTACCTGTACCCAAAAGTAGTGACGAATGGATGATCCCTGTGGCCAAACAGATCGATCTTGACAAAGTGAAGTATCCGCTTGTTCTGGTACAGGAATACGGGCTCAACCTTTTTCGTCTGGCTTCAGGTGTGACACTGGCACTCAAAAGCCTCTCAAACGTAGACCTGAAATCCGAATCCATTGTAAGTAATATTCAGGAGAACTGTCCCTCAGGATCCTGGGATGTTACCTACGTTCAGAATGACCGTGTCCAAGAAGAATACTTCGACTATCTCATCAATGCGGCAGGCTTCCGGTCCGGGAAGATCGATGACCTGATCGGCGTGGAGTGCAAACGTATGGTTGAATTCAAGGCAGCCTATATCAGCCAATGGGAAAGCTGCTGCGACACGCTCTGGCCGGAGGTCATTTTTCACGGTGAACGAGGAACACCGCACGGAATGGGGCAGTTCACTCCTTACCCCGACGGTTATTTTCAGCTTCACGGTATGACAAAAGAGATCACACTTTATGAAGAGGGGCTGGTCTCCAATACACCTTTCAGCTGTCAGCCGCATCTGAAACAGGACTTCATCGAAAAGATCGAAAAATCATGGCGACCTGAAGAAACAGAGAAACGCACACGAAATGCCATCAGACATCTCTCACAGTACCTTCCTGCATTTTCCAAGGCTAAAGTGGGTTCCAAACCACTCTTCGGCGCACAGCAGATACCCGGTGACGACCCTACTCTGCGGGTGGCAGAAGTCTCCTTTCCTGCCCCGAGATACGCCCGTTGCGAGATCGTGAAGGTCTCTTCTGTCCTCGATATGGCCGATGCAATCGCAAGAGACCTGGTCAAGTGCGGATACCTCCCGCCCTCCGCGCAGCACCAACGGAACAAAAATTCCATCGATGCACTGGAAGAAGCAGAAGTGGCCGAGTATGCAAAAGAGATCGCTCTTTCAAGAGAATACCCGGCTTCTCTTGCCAAACTTACCATGCCCAAGAAGATGTCAAACCTTTGATGAAAAAGATCCAAGAGAGCTATGCCCTCTATAAAGAGCTCGAATCCCTCGATCTTTTGCAGCACAGACCAAAATACTGGTGGCCCGGTGCCGGCAGTTTCGAAGTTATTGTCGGTGCCGTCCTTACACAGAATACGACCTGGAAGAACGTTGAAAGATCTCTGCAGAACCTTGAAGGATGCCTGACACTTGAAAATTTTTTCAAACTGAGTGAAGAGCAGCTCAAGGAACGTATCCATCCCAGCGGATTTTATAACCAGAAAGCCCCGAGACTGTTTGACCTTGCTAAAAATATCAAAGCAGAATTTAGGACCTTTGAGCGGTTTCAGACTGACGTGAGCCGTGAATGGCTTCTAAAGCAGAAAGGTGTCGGCCCCGAAACGGCGGACAGCATCCTATGCTATGCCTGCTTCCGGGATGAAATGGTCGTTGACAGCTACACCAAAAGAGTACTTAGAGAGCATGATATTGTACTTCCAAACTACACTGCCTACAAAACATTCCTGGAAAAAGGCATTAGAGAACAGTGCCACGAAGAAGATCTGAACCTGATATTCGCCCGCTTTCACGGCATGATTGTGGAGTACAACAAAAAGATGAAACTAAAAGCCTAAATTCCCTAGAGAAAGTGATGGCTTTTACAGGGAAAGCGTTCACTGTTTTTAACGACTTCTGCAAAAACTGTCAGTGTCGTTCCTGATACTTCGGCAATTCTTTTCAATGTCTCCAGATGCGCTTTGTTGAAACCGACAAGCATTTCATACTCTTCCCCGCTAAAGCCTATTTCATCGCTTATATTATTTAATATTTCAAATCCATATTTATTCATATCAAGCAACTTGTTCGTATCGCAGTACAGCCCGTCGGAGATATCCATCCCGGCACTCAGGAACGGTCTTGCTTTCGTGACGAAACCGGCTCTCAGTTTTGGTTCATAGAAGCAAGAATTCTCTGCGATCGTCTCTCCGCTTAAAAGTCTGTCCAGGTCTCGTTTGCACTCACCCAGTGTTCCGGTGTAGGCAAGCAGGTCACCCTCTTCCAACCCCTTACGTAAAAGCGGAGCATCACTCTGTGAAATGATGGCGATGGAGAGGTGAAGCTTGTCTCCGGCAACGGTATCGCCACCGATGATCTCACAGCCGAACTGGGCAGCCGTGTCCTCAAGGCTTTGCGTCAACGCGTCTATCTCTTCCGTGGTCACATCCTGAGGCAGGGAGATCGTTACCAGGGCATATTTGGGCTCTGCATTCATCGCTATGGCATCCGAGAGGTTTACCAGCATGGCCTTCCTCCCTATCTGCGTCATGCTCATCCACGCTCTTTTGTAGTGTGTATCTTCAAAGAAGGCATCCATACTGTAGAGTGTATTCCCTACCACAGCGGCATCGTCACCGATATATTTGGAGCTCAGTTTATGAATGAGATAGTGCTCTTTGTCCATTTTACATACTTTATATACAGAAAATTCTGCAGATTATTTGGCAAAATTGTAACATACTTCTACATATTTAATACCAAAAGAGTCCGAAATTGGGATCAGTAGAAAAAAGTAAGTTATAATGATTTCATCAAAAAACAAGGAATATCTATGTCATATACACTCAATATCAAAGCATTTTTTTTCAATGCACAAACGGATTATCTTCCTTATTATAAACATTTCATGATCACTCTGGACGAAGATACAAAAGCCGTTGACATGCTCGAACTGATAAAAGAGCAGAATGAAAACTTTGCCTATCCGGAGGAAAACCTTGTCTTCCGGATCAACGACCTTGTTGTGGAGGGTGACCAGCCTATGAAAGAAGTAGTAGAGAAACTGGGTACCGCTCTTCAGATCGATCCTGTCAATGCCTACCGCTCCAACAACGGGCTGATCATAAATGACGATGACTTCATGCAATCCTATGAGTTACTTGCCCCGTATGCCTCAGAAGAAGACCTGGAGTACTACAAGACACTTTACGCCCTGCATTATGCTTCTGAAACAGAGAAATTCGACCATGACTACATCGGGGATGCCATTCTTGTATTGGCACACAGGCTCATCGCCGAAGAGAGCGAACATGCCGAAGTGATCCTGCATACGATCTCCACTACCCACAGCGGCCTGTTCGAATGCGAATACGAGAACAACCTCTTCAGGGTACAGGAACATACGGATGCCATCGAGGCGCTCAAGCTGATGGTCAAACCACCCAAAAAGACCGAACCGGGATTAATAGACAAAATGACCGCAAAATTCATTAAAAAGCCTGAATCCAAAAAGGAATCTGTCGTACTTTCCGAGACTGAAGGTAAAGAGATCGCCTATTATTATGGTGGAGGCAGTGACAACTCCGAAGCCATCGCAAAAAAGACCGCTGCGTTGGGTGCGACCATGACCACCTTCTCAAGAGCCCATAAACTTTCCGGCCTGACACTGCTTGAAGACCGTAAGGAGCTTGCTTTCAAAAAAGCAGGTACTACACTGCTGGATGCCCTTGACAGCGGAGCGGATATTCTGATCGTTGAAGATGCCGAGGCCTACGGTATGTTCAAAAAAAACCTTCCTGCGATCGAAAGAACTATGGGAAGAGACATAGAACTCACGCTGATCACGACCGAAAACTTTCTTGCTATGAACGAATCAGTAGCCGCTTGATAAAAATGTCTGATGCATTACATTAGGTAATGTAATGCACAGATGAAAAACTGTAACACTCTTCTATTCTATTATCCTATTCTC
This DNA window, taken from Sulfurovum lithotrophicum, encodes the following:
- a CDS encoding FAD-dependent oxidoreductase, whose protein sequence is MENMNEKAKIAIIGGGVAGATSALYLGQLGLDVTLFEKEKSLISGPPFCHLHAGGNLYREISDAQCITLLKQSIDFLRYYPFIVDYRPTVIAIPTEDRGTPQDLLPRLDLLAETYETLIQNDPMNKVLGESSNYYKLYSSDEIESLRQQPVVPVPKSSDEWMIPVAKQIDLDKVKYPLVLVQEYGLNLFRLASGVTLALKSLSNVDLKSESIVSNIQENCPSGSWDVTYVQNDRVQEEYFDYLINAAGFRSGKIDDLIGVECKRMVEFKAAYISQWESCCDTLWPEVIFHGERGTPHGMGQFTPYPDGYFQLHGMTKEITLYEEGLVSNTPFSCQPHLKQDFIEKIEKSWRPEETEKRTRNAIRHLSQYLPAFSKAKVGSKPLFGAQQIPGDDPTLRVAEVSFPAPRYARCEIVKVSSVLDMADAIARDLVKCGYLPPSAQHQRNKNSIDALEEAEVAEYAKEIALSREYPASLAKLTMPKKMSNL
- a CDS encoding 3-methyladenine DNA glycosylase translates to MKKIQESYALYKELESLDLLQHRPKYWWPGAGSFEVIVGAVLTQNTTWKNVERSLQNLEGCLTLENFFKLSEEQLKERIHPSGFYNQKAPRLFDLAKNIKAEFRTFERFQTDVSREWLLKQKGVGPETADSILCYACFRDEMVVDSYTKRVLREHDIVLPNYTAYKTFLEKGIREQCHEEDLNLIFARFHGMIVEYNKKMKLKA
- a CDS encoding thiamine-phosphate kinase — its product is MDKEHYLIHKLSSKYIGDDAAVVGNTLYSMDAFFEDTHYKRAWMSMTQIGRKAMLVNLSDAIAMNAEPKYALVTISLPQDVTTEEIDALTQSLEDTAAQFGCEIIGGDTVAGDKLHLSIAIISQSDAPLLRKGLEEGDLLAYTGTLGECKRDLDRLLSGETIAENSCFYEPKLRAGFVTKARPFLSAGMDISDGLYCDTNKLLDMNKYGFEILNNISDEIGFSGEEYEMLVGFNKAHLETLKRIAEVSGTTLTVFAEVVKNSERFPCKSHHFL